The following proteins are encoded in a genomic region of Danio rerio strain Tuebingen ecotype United States chromosome 16, GRCz12tu, whole genome shotgun sequence:
- the LOC141378256 gene encoding serine/threonine-protein kinase pim-2-like isoform X2 encodes MEKSMLHVPGPSGQRRPPCRQRIGPSPGSVEAKYDLKENIGAGCYGNVYRGIRKMDGKQFIIKSTTSEVDSNVPGYPLPIPIEVAMMTIVRDPPSPLLIKLQEWFLVKVEKLPRGKVCKTIMLVMEYLGPCRTLEDFLQKHQHLEERVARTLILQIVKAAQECLRRKICHHDIHDCNILVIDRPLQIKLIDFGCGMHICHDPKKYPPDTRISPKKAVKNTVKQLFGIMREIEKQCSSIPEEFMAFMNTCITLGDDDQRLQTVQQILDQPWLKNQ; translated from the exons atggaaaaaagtatGTTACATGTTCCCGGTCCTTCCGGACAAAGAAGACCGCCATGTAGACAGAGGATAGGGCCTTCTCCTGGTTCTG TGGAAGCAAAATATGACCTGAAAGAAAATATTGGAGCTGGCTGCTACGGCAATGTCTATCGTGGTATCAGAAAAATGGACGGCAAACAG TTTATCATCAAGTCGACTACTTCAGAAGTTGACAGCAATGTG CCTGGATATCCGTTACCCATACCAATCGAAGTGGCCATGATGACAATTGTGAGAGATCCCCCCAGCCCGCTGCTCATCAAGCTCCAGGAATGGTTTTTAGTTAAAGTGGAGAAATTGCCAAGAGGA AAAGTGTGTAAGACAATAATGTTGGTGATGGAGTATCTCGGCCCGTGCAGAACACTGGAGGATTTCCTGCAGAAGCACCAACACCTGGAGGAGAGAGTCGCGCGTACGCTTATCCtgcagattgtcaaagcagcgcaGGAGTGCTTGAGGCGGAAAATTTGTCATCATGATATTCATGATTGTAATATCCTCGTCATCGACCGGCCTCTGCAAATCAAGCTAATTGATTTTGGCTGTGGGATGCACATCTGTCATG ATCCAAAGAAATACCCACCAGACACAAGGATATCTCCAAAGAAGGCGGTTAAAAACACAGTGAAGCAGCTGTTTGGCATCATGCGGGAAATAGAAAAACAATGTTCCAGCATACCTGAAG aaTTCATGGCATTTATGAATACCTGCATTACCCTTGGGGATGATGATCAGAGACTGCAAACAGTGCAGCAGATTCTGGATCAGCCATGGCTaaaaaaccaataa
- the LOC141378256 gene encoding serine/threonine-protein kinase pim-3-like isoform X3 → MEKSMLHVPGPSGQRRPPCRQRIGPSPGSVEAKYDLKENIGAGCYGNVYRGIRKMDGKQFIIKSTTSEVDSNVKVCKTIMLVMEYLGPCRTLEDFLQKHQHLEERVARTLILQIVKAAQECLRRKICHHDIHDCNILVIDRPLQIKLIDFGCGMHICHDPKKYPPDTRISPKKAVKNTVKQLFGIMREIEKQCSSIPEEFMAFMNTCITLGDDDQRLQTVQQILDQPWLKNQ, encoded by the exons atggaaaaaagtatGTTACATGTTCCCGGTCCTTCCGGACAAAGAAGACCGCCATGTAGACAGAGGATAGGGCCTTCTCCTGGTTCTG TGGAAGCAAAATATGACCTGAAAGAAAATATTGGAGCTGGCTGCTACGGCAATGTCTATCGTGGTATCAGAAAAATGGACGGCAAACAG TTTATCATCAAGTCGACTACTTCAGAAGTTGACAGCAATGTG AAAGTGTGTAAGACAATAATGTTGGTGATGGAGTATCTCGGCCCGTGCAGAACACTGGAGGATTTCCTGCAGAAGCACCAACACCTGGAGGAGAGAGTCGCGCGTACGCTTATCCtgcagattgtcaaagcagcgcaGGAGTGCTTGAGGCGGAAAATTTGTCATCATGATATTCATGATTGTAATATCCTCGTCATCGACCGGCCTCTGCAAATCAAGCTAATTGATTTTGGCTGTGGGATGCACATCTGTCATG ATCCAAAGAAATACCCACCAGACACAAGGATATCTCCAAAGAAGGCGGTTAAAAACACAGTGAAGCAGCTGTTTGGCATCATGCGGGAAATAGAAAAACAATGTTCCAGCATACCTGAAG aaTTCATGGCATTTATGAATACCTGCATTACCCTTGGGGATGATGATCAGAGACTGCAAACAGTGCAGCAGATTCTGGATCAGCCATGGCTaaaaaaccaataa